One Halioglobus japonicus DNA segment encodes these proteins:
- a CDS encoding TerB family tellurite resistance protein translates to MALVDLDHVRRFFGGGEDAQPSREIYRELLLMVLARATDADAYTHPVEVEVVKKTLEEMLEEPVASSDIRIAARSKLYEAAPLEKYIARMAPQLPKSERLAILNALITVLKADERVATSEVRYFNMVALAMELSFADVAGLSAD, encoded by the coding sequence ATGGCTCTAGTCGATCTGGATCACGTAAGACGTTTCTTTGGAGGTGGAGAAGATGCCCAGCCGTCCCGGGAAATTTACCGGGAACTTCTGCTTATGGTGCTTGCGCGTGCCACAGATGCGGACGCTTATACCCACCCGGTCGAGGTTGAGGTGGTTAAGAAAACGCTCGAGGAAATGCTGGAAGAGCCCGTTGCCAGTAGCGACATTCGGATTGCTGCGCGCTCAAAACTGTACGAAGCCGCGCCACTTGAGAAATACATAGCTCGCATGGCGCCACAACTACCAAAGTCTGAGCGCCTCGCGATACTGAACGCACTGATAACAGTATTGAAAGCTGACGAGCGGGTAGCCACCTCCGAGGTGCGCTACTTCAATATGGTCGCCTTGGCCATGGAATTAAGTTTTGCTGACGTCGCAGGATTGAGCGCCGATTAG
- a CDS encoding choice-of-anchor R domain-containing protein — MPNTVLGNFNQPSSGGYQPISSLDYIAVPFVTDDRFLRVDGVEINAVNLLAPGNFVVEIWDMDAFAQPGNPVGALSRPTDPAGLSQYTGSIDLQADTSYFLVIAAGNGAGSIGTAIYTTDGNQVD; from the coding sequence TTGCCCAATACCGTACTGGGTAACTTCAACCAACCCAGTTCGGGTGGCTATCAACCCATATCTTCCCTTGACTATATTGCTGTTCCCTTTGTCACGGATGATCGGTTTCTCAGGGTGGATGGCGTAGAGATCAATGCCGTTAATCTGCTGGCGCCCGGAAATTTCGTTGTCGAAATCTGGGATATGGACGCATTCGCTCAACCTGGGAATCCGGTGGGTGCTCTAAGTCGTCCCACCGACCCTGCTGGGCTTAGCCAATACACCGGCAGTATCGATTTACAGGCAGACACCTCGTATTTCCTCGTGATCGCGGCGGGCAATGGCGCCGGCAGCATCGGTACGGCGATTTACACTACCGACGGTAACCAGGTGGATTAA
- a CDS encoding ABA4-like family protein → MTLDTLFLICNYAVLPAWLLLFLLPHHPLTQRIVHAIWVPLLLGPVYIYALFFGPPAAEGAGFGSLEAVILLFQSPSAALAGWVHYLVFDLFIGAWIVRDARRENINHWLTTPLLFATLMAGPAGLMAYLLLRLGMRRSWALSET, encoded by the coding sequence ATGACGCTAGATACGCTGTTTCTCATTTGTAATTACGCAGTCCTGCCGGCCTGGCTGTTGTTGTTCCTGTTGCCCCATCACCCACTAACCCAGCGTATAGTGCATGCTATTTGGGTACCTTTGCTGCTGGGGCCGGTTTATATTTATGCCTTGTTTTTCGGCCCTCCGGCGGCAGAAGGGGCGGGCTTTGGCAGCCTCGAGGCGGTGATTCTGTTGTTCCAAAGCCCCTCGGCCGCCTTGGCAGGCTGGGTGCACTATCTGGTGTTCGACTTATTCATTGGTGCGTGGATAGTCAGAGATGCGCGGCGCGAGAATATCAACCACTGGCTGACAACGCCGTTGCTGTTCGCGACTCTGATGGCAGGGCCCGCCGGGCTCATGGCTTATCTGCTGCTGCGTCTGGGTATGCGGCGCAGCTGGGCCCTGAGCGAGACTTAG
- a CDS encoding TonB-dependent receptor, whose translation MTARKRAESVQDVPIAVTAITSELKDPSIRRLEDIQGITPNVIIRNINTVPGGSSISIRGVSYQEIDKSFDPAIGVMLDGVYLGVSSGQLLNNFDIERIEVLRGPQGTLFGRNTIGGVINVIRTDPTLDWGVDASITVGSEGREDYKAVVNAPIIEDRLGIKLFANSINSDGWIHNTTLDKDVGGDDYQTYGFALLGQPTDDLSVKFHYEKNKDETDVGAWSNFNQPEDLVCTLSPIPFVPWGPEQGCEAFDEGSDEEHNSMNGRNPNDTEYDTSILTVDWDLGGAVLTSITGYRDQEENTVSEYDASSAPFLFLSFEQTYDQFSQEFRLATEIGDSLEVIAGVYYWESEYTQDFSTHQLFYVLDQIGSIVPGVPGGAGFTPTTIGYAEQSQDTMAWAGFLSADWFISDKWTITGGLRYTYEEKDFTGSNSVFYDPLTMSQPALTRTDLSDDWSELSPKISASYDYSEDIMFFASYAEGFKSGGYFGRNTDFSTAESYDPEFVDTFELGMKSTLFESRVIFNASVFYSDYSDKQEEVLIETAPGIVATNVVNAATVDIFGVDLELQAQLTESLSLRAAYGYLDAEYDDFVADLNGDAIATDNSGLIVRNAPENTFGLSTTYTRTIGPGDFSAYLSYRYQDQIETILNNDPLGTIDSIENLDLTLSYAWANYRITAFGRNLTDEVYARRVRIEPLVTFGQYTQGTNYGVEFSLSF comes from the coding sequence GTGACGGCCCGCAAGCGCGCCGAATCGGTTCAGGATGTGCCAATCGCGGTGACCGCAATCACCTCTGAGCTTAAAGACCCCAGTATCCGCCGGCTCGAAGACATTCAGGGTATTACCCCGAATGTGATTATCCGCAATATCAATACCGTGCCAGGTGGCTCCTCCATCAGTATTCGCGGGGTCAGTTACCAGGAAATCGACAAGAGCTTTGATCCTGCCATTGGGGTCATGCTCGACGGGGTATACCTGGGGGTGAGTAGCGGTCAGTTGCTCAACAACTTTGATATCGAACGCATCGAGGTGCTGCGAGGGCCGCAGGGCACGCTGTTCGGCCGCAACACCATCGGCGGGGTCATCAATGTTATCCGCACCGATCCGACACTGGACTGGGGTGTTGACGCAAGCATCACGGTAGGCAGTGAGGGGCGGGAAGACTATAAAGCGGTGGTCAATGCGCCGATTATCGAAGACCGCCTTGGCATAAAGCTGTTTGCCAACTCGATTAACAGTGATGGCTGGATCCACAACACGACACTCGATAAGGATGTGGGCGGCGACGATTATCAAACCTATGGCTTTGCGCTGTTGGGGCAACCTACCGATGATTTGAGCGTCAAGTTCCACTACGAGAAGAACAAGGACGAGACAGATGTCGGTGCCTGGTCGAACTTCAACCAGCCGGAAGACCTGGTCTGCACCCTGTCGCCGATACCGTTCGTGCCCTGGGGACCTGAGCAGGGTTGTGAGGCCTTCGATGAAGGCAGCGACGAAGAACACAACTCCATGAATGGGCGCAATCCCAACGATACCGAGTATGACACCAGCATTCTGACGGTCGATTGGGATCTCGGTGGCGCGGTGCTGACCTCTATTACCGGCTATCGTGATCAGGAAGAAAACACTGTCTCGGAATATGACGCCAGTTCCGCCCCTTTCCTGTTCCTGAGCTTTGAGCAAACCTACGACCAGTTCAGCCAGGAATTCCGTCTCGCGACTGAAATTGGCGATAGCCTGGAAGTGATTGCAGGTGTGTACTACTGGGAATCTGAATACACCCAGGACTTCTCTACCCACCAGTTGTTCTATGTGCTAGACCAGATTGGCTCGATTGTGCCCGGTGTACCCGGGGGTGCGGGTTTCACACCAACGACTATCGGCTACGCGGAGCAGTCCCAGGACACCATGGCCTGGGCGGGCTTCCTCTCGGCCGACTGGTTCATCAGTGACAAGTGGACCATTACCGGTGGCCTGCGCTACACGTATGAAGAGAAAGACTTTACCGGCAGCAACTCCGTATTTTACGACCCACTGACCATGTCGCAGCCGGCGTTGACCCGGACCGACCTGAGTGACGACTGGAGCGAGTTGTCACCCAAGATCAGTGCCTCCTATGACTACAGCGAAGACATCATGTTCTTCGCATCCTATGCAGAGGGTTTCAAGAGCGGCGGCTACTTCGGTCGTAACACTGACTTCTCCACAGCTGAATCCTATGATCCTGAGTTCGTGGATACGTTTGAGTTAGGCATGAAAAGCACGCTGTTTGAGAGCCGCGTGATCTTCAATGCCTCGGTGTTCTACAGCGACTACTCTGATAAGCAGGAAGAAGTATTGATTGAAACGGCACCGGGTATTGTTGCCACGAACGTGGTCAATGCGGCGACCGTCGATATTTTCGGTGTCGACCTGGAGCTGCAGGCGCAGCTCACCGAGAGCCTGTCGTTGCGCGCAGCCTACGGCTATCTGGACGCGGAATACGATGACTTTGTCGCCGATTTGAACGGCGACGCTATCGCCACGGATAACTCCGGTCTGATCGTGCGCAATGCGCCCGAGAATACCTTTGGATTGTCCACTACGTACACGCGCACAATTGGCCCCGGTGATTTCTCCGCCTATCTGTCCTACCGCTATCAGGACCAGATTGAGACGATTCTCAATAACGACCCACTGGGCACCATCGATTCGATTGAGAACCTCGACCTGACCCTGAGCTACGCCTGGGCTAACTACCGTATTACCGCCTTCGGTCGCAATCTCACCGACGAGGTGTACGCACGTCGGGTGCGGATTGAGCCGTTGGTGACCTTCGGCCAGTACACCCAGGGAACAAACTACGGCGTGGAATTTTCGCTGAGCTTCTAG
- a CDS encoding carotenoid oxygenase family protein, with translation MSPTLTTLVVIVFGLLIARRFLAPVLVGRWIARLRADPAIDEYNAASAYSQRGFDPVHTELAHVALPIQGELPPDLQGAYLRNGTNRQVQDSRSRLHMFNGAGMLHQIQFRDGQAWYSNTFVRTPRFEHERAAGHELYPEFGDIAGNGKKGFARIISSAMAQRFGLAPKMSNETSASSTTAIQYHHGKLYALQETAHPFALETRMENGHLVISGKGAFDELDGVLTGPFTAHPKIDPASGDWHSFSTHLQSGKIFYSVLAAGQLKFYREITEAKPALAFVHDGFLTPNAAVFPDLSLRFDGGQMFKEHASPFYYDPDYEMRFGVIDRNDPEHAEVRWCDTGMDGHIWHTVNGWEEARADGGADLVLVAPVFRAYPSNVPIHSPQEPHAHLYKFRFDLATGERRDSRCLLEHFYERPSFNTAWIGKQTRYAYLLDEEGAGGVMASGVLKYDMIDEQAVGEFSYGDYRGGEALFVPREGATEEDDGYLIELLMADEDAAVLVLDARNMTELARLPLPQRVPYGVHGCWLDASQLETLA, from the coding sequence ATGAGCCCCACCCTGACTACCCTTGTTGTTATTGTTTTCGGCCTGTTGATAGCGCGCAGATTTTTAGCCCCCGTGTTGGTCGGCCGCTGGATAGCGCGGTTGCGCGCTGACCCTGCCATTGACGAGTACAACGCAGCCAGCGCTTACAGCCAAAGGGGATTTGACCCGGTCCATACCGAGCTCGCGCATGTCGCTCTGCCCATTCAGGGTGAGCTTCCGCCTGACTTGCAAGGCGCATACCTGCGCAACGGCACCAACCGGCAGGTACAGGACAGTCGCTCGCGGCTGCACATGTTCAATGGTGCCGGCATGCTGCATCAAATCCAGTTCCGCGACGGTCAGGCGTGGTACTCAAACACCTTTGTTCGCACACCCAGGTTCGAACATGAGCGCGCCGCCGGACACGAACTCTATCCCGAATTCGGTGATATCGCAGGCAATGGCAAGAAGGGGTTTGCGCGCATCATCAGCAGCGCCATGGCCCAGCGCTTTGGTCTGGCGCCAAAGATGAGTAACGAGACCAGCGCTTCCTCCACCACGGCGATTCAGTACCATCACGGCAAACTTTACGCTCTGCAGGAAACCGCCCATCCCTTTGCGCTGGAGACGCGCATGGAGAACGGCCACCTGGTCATTAGCGGCAAGGGGGCATTTGACGAACTCGACGGCGTGCTCACCGGGCCCTTCACCGCCCACCCGAAGATAGATCCCGCCAGTGGCGATTGGCACTCCTTCAGCACCCACCTGCAAAGCGGCAAAATTTTCTATTCAGTGCTCGCCGCAGGGCAACTGAAGTTTTACCGCGAGATCACCGAGGCCAAGCCCGCCCTGGCTTTCGTCCACGATGGCTTTCTCACCCCTAATGCCGCCGTGTTCCCGGACTTGTCACTACGCTTTGATGGCGGCCAGATGTTCAAGGAGCACGCCAGTCCGTTTTACTATGACCCCGACTATGAGATGCGCTTTGGCGTCATTGATCGCAATGACCCTGAGCACGCGGAGGTGCGTTGGTGCGATACGGGCATGGACGGCCATATCTGGCACACGGTGAATGGCTGGGAGGAAGCCCGCGCTGATGGCGGCGCCGATCTGGTCCTGGTGGCGCCGGTATTTCGCGCCTATCCGAGCAATGTGCCCATTCACTCGCCCCAAGAGCCGCATGCGCACCTGTATAAATTCCGTTTTGACCTGGCCACCGGTGAACGCCGCGACAGCCGCTGCCTGCTGGAACACTTCTATGAGCGCCCCAGCTTCAATACCGCCTGGATAGGCAAGCAGACCCGCTACGCCTACCTGCTCGACGAAGAAGGCGCGGGCGGCGTCATGGCCAGCGGCGTGCTCAAGTACGACATGATCGACGAGCAAGCCGTGGGTGAGTTCAGCTACGGCGACTACCGCGGTGGCGAAGCCTTGTTTGTACCGCGCGAAGGAGCGACGGAAGAAGACGACGGCTATCTGATCGAGCTGCTAATGGCGGACGAGGACGCGGCTGTGCTGGTGCTTGACGCCCGCAACATGACAGAACTGGCCCGGCTACCACTGCCCCAGCGCGTCCCCTACGGTGTCCATGGCTGCTGGCTCGATGCCAGCCAGCTAGAAACCCTGGCCTGA